In Corynebacterium frankenforstense DSM 45800, the DNA window GGCGGGCCGGGGCGCGGCGTTGCGGTAGCCGGCGTTACCGCAGCGCCTGCTCGATCTGGGCGCGCAGCTGCGGGAAACGGTCACCCATGGCGTTGAGCAGCGGCTGGCCGAACAGGCCGAGCACGCCGAGCAGACCGAGCACACCGGCCAGCACGCCGAAGACGGTGCCGGCCGAGGAACCGAGGGCGGAGCCCGCGATGAAGTCGCCCTCCGAGGAGCCGTCGGCACCGTCGCCGTCGTCCGCGTCGTCACCGTCCGCGCCGGTGATCTCGAAGAGCGTCGTGGTCCCGGAGACCTCGTTGCCCACCACCAGCATGGGCCTGCCGTTGGGCGAGTCCTCCGCGGAGATGAACGCCAGGCCCTCCGGGCCGAGGTCACCGGCGCCCTCGGCGGAACCGGTCGCGTCCGGGTCCACCGAGAAGTCGCGGTTGTTGACGTAGGTGACGAACTTACTGCCCGCCGGGTCGGTGACGTCGTAGACGAAGATGCCGCCGACGCGCTCGAGCCCGATGAAGGCGTAGGTGCGCCCGTCGATCTCGCCGAGGGTGAGCCCCTCGGGCTCGGGGCCCTTGTTGTCGGAGCGGTCGTCGAAGGCGGTCTCCTCGTGGTTGGAGTTGAACACCAACGGCGAGCGCTCCGCGACGTCGGCGAGGATCTCCTCGAACTCGGCGCCCGAGTCGAAGACGCGGGTGCCGTCGGCGGAGTAGACGGAGAAGCCGCGGGTGCCGTAGGAGTAGAGCTCCTCGTAGCAGGAGCCGTCCTCGCTCAGTCCGTCGGCGAGCGTGATGTTGAGGCGGCCGAGGTTCTCGTCCTCCTGCAGGTCCGCGACGCCCTCGGCGTCGAGGCCGGCGAAGCCCTCGCACGGGCCGGGCAGCGGGCGGTCGAGGTAGTCGGTCTCGTCCGGGTCGCCCAGATGCTTGACGCGGGCCTCCTCGGAGTAGGCGTCCCAGTCGCGGGCGTCGCCCTCGTTGGCGGTGACGAAGTAGGTGGTGCCGCCGGCCTGGTATGCGCCGATGGAGTCCGGCTGGACCAGGCCCTTGACCGGCCATTCGGCGATGTTGACCTTCTCGTCGCGGTCCGAGGCGTCCAGCCCGGTGCCCGGCTGGGAGTGGTCGACGGTGCCCAGCGGCAGGATGTCGGTGACCCGCGCGGCGGCGATGTCGACGACGGCCACGGCGTTGTTCTCCTGGAGGGTGACGTAGGCGGTGCCGTCGACGGCGGCGATGTACTCCGGCTCGAGGTTCTGCGCGACGGTGGTGGTGTACTCCGCCCCGTCGACCTCCTCGGGCCCGAAGACGCGCACGCCCTCGGGAAGCGAGTCCTCGAAGGCGGTGAAGTCCGCGGTGCGCACGTCCGACTGCGCGGGCGCCTCGAGCGTCTCGGGCAGCGCGACGACGGAGACCGAGCCCTCCGGGTCGACGGAGTAGTCCTCGGCCGGCTCGCCCTCGTTGGCCACCAGCGCGCTGCCGCCGTCGGCGGTGATGGTGACCATGTCCGGGAGCGACCCGACGCCCACCCGGCCGAGCTCCTCGCCGTCGCCGGCGGCGTCGAAGAAGATCAGCGAGCCCGGCTCGGTCTTGTCCGCCGGCTCCACGGTGGCGGCGGCCAGGCCGTCGGCGCGCACGGCCACGGAGTTGATGGTGGTGCCCGCGCCCCCGTCGACGGAGTGCAGCAGCTCCGGCGCGGCCGGTTCGGAGACGTCGAGAACGTCGATCTTTCCGGACTGCGCGTTGACCACCATCACCCGCTGGCTGTCGGGGTGGTGCGCGACGATCTCGGCGGCTGACTCGCCGAGGACGCCGGTCTCGTGGCTGCCGACGGGCTCGAGCCCGATGGCCGCGCCCGGCGCGGAGTGCGTGACGGGATTGGCGACGACCGCGGCATGCGCCGGCGCTGCGTGGGGCACCGTGGCCAGCCCGGCGAGGCCGGTGGCCAGGGCGGTGCACAGGGCGACGCCGGTGCGCGTGGTGCGGGCGGTGCGGACGGACGGGCTGGAGGTCATCACAAGGCTCTTCCTGGTCGGCGGACAGACAACTGCCAGGGTCCCCGAGGCGTGCGAAGCCGCGGTGGCCGCGCGGTGACGGCGCGGCGGCCGCCCGGTGAACTCCCGGGGACCGTCCCCGCCGCGTGGCTAGCATGGGAGTCGAGTGATCATTCCGCGGGACGGGCCTGCCACCCGGGGAGGTCGGCCGCGGCGACCGTGAGGAGACCGCCATGTTCGACCTGACCGACCAGACCGCCGTCGTCACGGGAGGTGCCTCCGGCATCGGCCGCGGGATCGTGGAGATGCTGCGCGAGGCCGGGGCCACCGTGGTCATCGCCGACCTCGACCTCGAGGCCGCCGAGCGCACCGCAAAGGAGACGGGCTCGCACGCCCGCCGTCTCGACGTCACCGACCGCAAGGCCGTGCACGACCTGTTCGCCGAGGTCGACGAGACCTTCGGCGGCATCCAGATCCTGTGCTCGAACGCGGGTATCTTCCCGCAGGCCAGCCTGGAGACGATGACCGACGAGCAGTGGAACGGCATCTTCGACGTCAACGTGCGCGGTGCCTTCGTCACCGTCCAGGAGGTGCTGCCCTACATGCGCGCCGCAGGCTACGGGCGTGTGGTCATCACGACCTCGATCACCGGCTCGCACACCGGCTACCCCGGCTGGGCGCACTACGGGGCGACCAAGGCCGCCCAGCAGGGCTTCATGCGCAGCGCGGCCCTCGAGGTCGCCCGCGACGGCGTCACCGTCAACGGGGTGGCCCCGGGCAACGTCGCCACGGAGGGACTGAAGGCGCAGGGCGAGGAGTACAACGCGCAGATGGCGCGTGCGGTGCCCGTGCTGCGCCTGGGCGATCCGCGCGACATCGGCGCGGCGGCCTGCTTCCTGGCCAGCCGGGAGGCCGGCTACATCACCGGCCAGGTCATCGTCGTCGACGGCGGCCAGATCCTCCCCGAGTCCCCCGAGGCGATCCTGCCCGCCCGTGAGGGCGAACAGGGCGCCTAGCCGCGCAGCCTGAGCTGCGCGGCGTGAACCAGGCGGCCCACCCCGGGCCGCCTGAGCCGACCGATCAGTCGTGCAGCTTGCGGTAGCCGAAGACCTGGTCGATGATGCCGTACTCCACGGCGTCCTCGGCGGTGAGGATCTTGTCGCGGTCGGTGTCGATGCGCACCTGCTCCGGGGTCCGGCCGGTGTGGCGGGCCAGCGTCTCCTCCATCTGGCGGCGCATGCGCTCGATCTCGGCGGCCTGGATCTCCAGGTCGGAGACCTGCCCCTGGGTGCCCTGGGTGGCCGGCTGGTGGATGAGCACGCGGGCGTTGGGCAGCGCGGCGCGCTTGCCCTTGGTGCCCGCGGCCAGCAGCACGGCCGCCGCCGAGGCCGCCTGGCCCAGGCAGACGGTGCGCACGTCGGGGCGCACGTACTGCATCGTGTCGTAGATCGCCGTCATGGCGGTGAAGGAGCCGCCGGGCGAGTTGATGTACATGGTGATGTCGCGGTCCGGGTCCATGCCCTCGAGGACCAGCAGCTGCGCCATGATGTCGTTGGCCGAGGTGTCGTCGACCTGCACGCCGAGGAAGATGATGCGCTCCTCGAAGAGCTTGGCGTAGGGGTTGGTCTCCTTGGTGCCGTAGGCGGACTGCTCGATGAAGCTCGGCAGGACGTAGCGCGACTGCGGCATCTGCGCGCCCGCGGCCGGGCCCGACTGGGGAAGCTGCAGGCCACCGGCGGAAATCGGGTTGAACATTCTCTCTACCTCTCCTATCTGCTTCCCGCTCAGTTGCTCACGGAGCCCTGGACGGTCTCGATGACGTGGTCGACCAGGCCGTAGTCCTTGGCCTGCTGGGCGGTGAACCAGCGGTCGCGGTCGGAGTCCTTGACGATCTGCTCGTAAGGCTGCCCGGAGTGCTCCGCGATCAGCTCGGCCATCTCCTTCTTGGTCAGCGCGAACTGCTCGGCCTGGATGGCGATGTCCGCGGCGGTGCCGCCGACGCCG includes these proteins:
- a CDS encoding choice-of-anchor I family protein, producing MTSSPSVRTARTTRTGVALCTALATGLAGLATVPHAAPAHAAVVANPVTHSAPGAAIGLEPVGSHETGVLGESAAEIVAHHPDSQRVMVVNAQSGKIDVLDVSEPAAPELLHSVDGGAGTTINSVAVRADGLAAATVEPADKTEPGSLIFFDAAGDGEELGRVGVGSLPDMVTITADGGSALVANEGEPAEDYSVDPEGSVSVVALPETLEAPAQSDVRTADFTAFEDSLPEGVRVFGPEEVDGAEYTTTVAQNLEPEYIAAVDGTAYVTLQENNAVAVVDIAAARVTDILPLGTVDHSQPGTGLDASDRDEKVNIAEWPVKGLVQPDSIGAYQAGGTTYFVTANEGDARDWDAYSEEARVKHLGDPDETDYLDRPLPGPCEGFAGLDAEGVADLQEDENLGRLNITLADGLSEDGSCYEELYSYGTRGFSVYSADGTRVFDSGAEFEEILADVAERSPLVFNSNHEETAFDDRSDNKGPEPEGLTLGEIDGRTYAFIGLERVGGIFVYDVTDPAGSKFVTYVNNRDFSVDPDATGSAEGAGDLGPEGLAFISAEDSPNGRPMLVVGNEVSGTTTLFEITGADGDDADDGDGADGSSEGDFIAGSALGSSAGTVFGVLAGVLGLLGVLGLFGQPLLNAMGDRFPQLRAQIEQALR
- the fabG gene encoding 3-oxoacyl-ACP reductase FabG yields the protein MFDLTDQTAVVTGGASGIGRGIVEMLREAGATVVIADLDLEAAERTAKETGSHARRLDVTDRKAVHDLFAEVDETFGGIQILCSNAGIFPQASLETMTDEQWNGIFDVNVRGAFVTVQEVLPYMRAAGYGRVVITTSITGSHTGYPGWAHYGATKAAQQGFMRSAALEVARDGVTVNGVAPGNVATEGLKAQGEEYNAQMARAVPVLRLGDPRDIGAAACFLASREAGYITGQVIVVDGGQILPESPEAILPAREGEQGA
- a CDS encoding ATP-dependent Clp protease proteolytic subunit encodes the protein MPQSRYVLPSFIEQSAYGTKETNPYAKLFEERIIFLGVQVDDTSANDIMAQLLVLEGMDPDRDITMYINSPGGSFTAMTAIYDTMQYVRPDVRTVCLGQAASAAAVLLAAGTKGKRAALPNARVLIHQPATQGTQGQVSDLEIQAAEIERMRRQMEETLARHTGRTPEQVRIDTDRDKILTAEDAVEYGIIDQVFGYRKLHD